The nucleotide sequence TTCTCGATAAATTTGGTTAATCCTTTGGCGTGCTTCTGAACTCCGAGCAACGGAACGACGGATATCGTTGAGGGACTGACCATCTTGTAAGGCTCTTACATGGTTTTGGATGCCGCTGTACTCAGCATCCCGACCCAGAACTTGTTGATAAATTCTATTAATTTCTGGGTAGTAGTTATTGCTGCGACGATTGGAATTTCGATCGTACCTATCGTCGTACTGCCCATTATTGTATCGCCCCTGCGGGTTGGCTCGCCGAATCTCGCGTTCTGTGGCCAGCCGTCCGCACACAACTTCGTTACGGATATTATCTACAACACATACTTGCTGCTGTGCGCGGACTGGCGCTGCAAGAAAAGGTGTTGATAGTAATGCTGCGATCGCCAGAATTTTTAATTTCATATAGTTACGTTCTCTAAATGCTTGTCTTTCTATTCAAAGTACCGTTGACTGAACTCTCCCCACTTCACCTACCTCGCTCATCCCATTGGGTGAGTTTTCCCTGCGCCCCTACTTTCCACCTTGTCTTGGTCTAGTTTCAAAATTGCTTTAATTCAGAGCCTTAAGGGCGATCGCATACAAGCTTTTTTTACCAAGCCGACCAAGACTGTATGCGAAACACTCTACACGCTAGGGCTAGGCTGGTAGGTTTTGCTAACATTTTCTATATCTTGTGACGATCCGGAAAAAAACTTGTTCCTGGCCTCTAAAAATATGAAAAAAAAAAGACAGGCAACCTGCCTGTCCCACAAATGCTAATTTAGCGGAGAAACTAGAAATTCATCTCGGCTGCTTGCACTTTTTCAACTTGCTTCTTCTTCAGCACCAGCATGACTTGAGATAGCATGATTGCAGCTAAGAATGCCATCAACCACTTAATCCGAGTTGGGCTTTGCAGCACAATTTCACCGTCTATCTGACCGAAGCCACCCACATTGGGATTGGTGGTCAAAGCGTCACCAGCTTTAACTTCTTGCCCTTCAGAGACAACAAGTTCTGGGCCAGCGGG is from Microcoleus sp. FACHB-831 and encodes:
- a CDS encoding DUF4214 domain-containing protein, whose product is MKLKILAIAALLSTPFLAAPVRAQQQVCVVDNIRNEVVCGRLATEREIRRANPQGRYNNGQYDDRYDRNSNRRSNNYYPEINRIYQQVLGRDAEYSGIQNHVRALQDGQSLNDIRRSVARSSEARQRINQIYRELLGRDADSNGMEGWVRTLERGRSLSDIRRDIENSSEARSRRGG